The following proteins come from a genomic window of Microbacterium sp. JZ31:
- a CDS encoding WhiB family transcriptional regulator, whose product MDWRDKAACLTVDPELFFPVGNTGPAVDQIEKAKSVCARCTVTEVCLQYALETGQDSGVWGGLSEDERRALKRRAARARRAG is encoded by the coding sequence ATGGATTGGCGCGACAAGGCGGCCTGCCTGACGGTCGACCCGGAACTCTTCTTCCCGGTCGGCAACACCGGCCCGGCAGTCGACCAGATCGAGAAGGCCAAGTCCGTGTGCGCACGGTGCACCGTCACCGAGGTCTGCCTGCAGTACGCCCTCGAGACCGGTCAGGACTCGGGCGTGTGGGGCGGCCTCAGCGAGGACGAGCGTCGCGCGCTCAAGCGCCGCGCCGCTCGCGCGCGCCGCGCCGGCTGA
- a CDS encoding histidine kinase, which yields MPRRIARIAAVLLALEAVGILALAAWQVVALAGADTTDPVSAIALIVLTLLGAVAVAAFAAATWRGRSWGRSGGVVTQLLIVAVAVGALSGEFPHVGVAVALGLPAVAGLVLLFLAAREAHAQDAASGGVARED from the coding sequence ATGCCTCGCCGGATCGCCCGGATCGCCGCCGTGCTGCTCGCGCTCGAGGCCGTCGGGATCCTCGCGCTCGCGGCCTGGCAGGTCGTCGCTCTCGCCGGTGCCGACACGACGGATCCCGTCAGCGCGATCGCGCTGATCGTGCTGACCCTGCTGGGGGCGGTCGCCGTCGCGGCGTTCGCCGCCGCGACCTGGCGGGGCCGGTCGTGGGGACGCTCGGGCGGCGTCGTGACGCAGCTGCTGATCGTGGCCGTCGCGGTCGGCGCTCTCTCGGGGGAGTTCCCCCATGTCGGCGTGGCCGTCGCGCTCGGCCTGCCCGCGGTGGCGGGACTCGTCCTGCTGTTCCTGGCCGCGCGCGAGGCGCACGCGCAGGATGCCGCGAGCGGCGGGGTCGCGCGCGAGGACTGA
- a CDS encoding EI24 domain-containing protein encodes MREFGRGVRTLIAGFGWWRHHPGVMAAGLIPAAIVGLVLAGALVGLGFALPGLLEVITPFADTWDPPWADLLRWLLAIALMGGAIVLAITTFAALTLVVGEPFYDRIWRSVERDLGGSVPDAPYGIGSSIGDALGLFGKGLLSALCAGLVALVPVVGGVAGAVIGALLNGRVIADELASRGLTARGLDASRRAALLKGSRTRVLGFGVAVHVCFLVPGAAIVVMPAAVAGAAILGRHLAGEPTAVPAAAPTSR; translated from the coding sequence GTGCGCGAGTTCGGGCGGGGTGTGCGGACGCTGATCGCCGGCTTCGGCTGGTGGCGGCATCATCCGGGCGTGATGGCGGCGGGCCTCATCCCCGCCGCGATCGTGGGACTCGTGCTGGCGGGCGCGCTCGTCGGGCTCGGTTTCGCCCTGCCGGGCCTGCTCGAGGTGATCACGCCGTTCGCCGACACGTGGGACCCGCCGTGGGCGGATCTCCTGCGATGGCTGCTGGCGATCGCCCTGATGGGCGGCGCGATCGTGCTGGCGATCACCACCTTCGCCGCGCTCACCCTCGTGGTGGGCGAGCCGTTCTACGACCGGATCTGGCGCTCGGTCGAGCGCGACCTGGGCGGCTCCGTGCCGGACGCCCCGTATGGGATCGGCAGCTCGATCGGCGATGCTCTCGGACTGTTCGGCAAGGGCCTGCTCTCGGCGCTCTGCGCGGGCCTCGTGGCGCTCGTGCCGGTCGTCGGCGGCGTCGCGGGCGCCGTCATCGGGGCGCTGCTGAACGGCCGCGTGATCGCGGACGAGCTCGCATCGCGGGGACTCACCGCGCGCGGGCTCGACGCGAGCCGCCGCGCCGCGCTCCTGAAGGGCAGCCGGACGCGCGTCCTCGGCTTCGGCGTCGCCGTGCACGTGTGCTTCCTCGTGCCGGGCGCCGCGATCGTCGTGATGCCGGCGGCCGTCGCGGGGGCCGCGATCCTCGGCCGGCACCTCGCGGGCGAGCCGACCGCCGTCCCGGCGGCGGCGCCGACCTCGCGCTGA